A genomic window from Candidatus Obscuribacter sp. includes:
- the thrB gene encoding homoserine kinase — MTDLVKNIDKLLTRGRKITLKLPGTTSNLGPGLDCLGLALNVYSEMSFFLLEDNDPGVPLITFRGGIAKSSLSQDQGDLTYTILSKLWQRDHHLLDRVRIMVDSEIPLGAGLGASSTAIIGALWAANVLKDKIPTAPSLLAEGCELEGHPETLSACLLGGLVVCSPGQNGRVITQRLKWPEDWRLLVAMPPYTLNTQVTRAVLPRQVRHEDAMYNVQRVAQLIAAVARADEACLKDSMEDRLHEPFRSQLVPELALLKRELVNEPIMGCFLSGAGSSVVTVVHKRHKDAVIERINDWNSKLEKPGKILDLKADEQGIQELEV; from the coding sequence TTGACAGACTTAGTAAAAAATATCGATAAACTGCTCACCCGTGGACGCAAAATAACGCTCAAGTTACCTGGTACAACGAGTAACCTTGGACCTGGGCTAGACTGTCTTGGACTGGCTCTCAATGTCTATAGCGAAATGTCCTTTTTTTTGCTTGAAGACAATGATCCGGGTGTGCCACTAATTACTTTTAGAGGCGGTATTGCCAAGAGTAGCTTGTCGCAAGATCAAGGGGACCTGACCTACACAATTTTGAGCAAGCTTTGGCAACGTGACCATCATTTACTCGATCGTGTGCGCATTATGGTGGATTCCGAAATCCCACTTGGTGCAGGTCTGGGAGCCAGTTCTACCGCTATTATCGGCGCTCTCTGGGCGGCTAATGTACTCAAGGACAAAATCCCTACTGCTCCTTCTTTGTTGGCTGAGGGCTGCGAGTTAGAAGGGCATCCTGAAACACTTTCAGCATGTCTTTTGGGTGGACTTGTGGTTTGCAGTCCTGGTCAAAATGGGCGGGTCATAACCCAGCGCCTTAAATGGCCCGAAGACTGGCGTTTACTCGTGGCTATGCCGCCATACACGCTCAATACTCAAGTCACGCGCGCTGTATTGCCCCGTCAAGTAAGGCACGAAGACGCTATGTATAACGTGCAACGAGTGGCGCAGCTTATTGCTGCAGTCGCCCGTGCCGATGAAGCCTGTCTCAAGGACTCGATGGAAGACCGCTTGCATGAACCATTTCGTTCACAGCTGGTGCCGGAATTGGCTTTGCTCAAGCGTGAGCTTGTTAATGAACCAATTATGGGGTGTTTCCTCTCTGGGGCTGGTTCTTCAGTTGTTACTGTGGTGCATAAGCGTCACAAAGATGCTGTCATTGAGCGCATTAACGATTGGAACTCCAAACTGGAAAAACCAGGCAAAATTTTGGACCTGAAAGCCGACGAACAGGGCATTCAGGAACTTGAAGTTTAG
- a CDS encoding periplasmic heavy metal sensor, with the protein MNKAAASTFVRLLKEHLLTPSGLLSLAMNRSPGSTPSDFLMKSGKFDGLLMILSFIGSKVELSDSQIEQLQKIRNKLLDKSAPINADLTVLERKFRDQLIAPELDDKAMRSLRRQIGRDKDKLDALMTEHMIATSHVFTTEQRQKVRDLFMRMQAGPMGIKRPQEKKTTGD; encoded by the coding sequence ATGAATAAAGCCGCAGCAAGCACCTTCGTACGCCTTTTAAAAGAACATTTGTTGACTCCCTCGGGACTTCTATCTCTTGCTATGAACCGCTCTCCTGGTAGCACTCCCAGCGATTTTTTGATGAAGAGTGGCAAATTTGATGGACTTTTGATGATTCTTTCTTTTATTGGCAGCAAAGTTGAACTATCTGATAGCCAGATTGAGCAGTTGCAAAAGATCCGCAACAAATTGCTCGACAAATCAGCCCCTATCAATGCCGATTTGACTGTGCTGGAGCGCAAATTTAGAGATCAGTTGATTGCTCCCGAGCTCGATGACAAAGCAATGCGCAGTTTGCGACGCCAGATTGGTCGCGACAAAGATAAGTTAGATGCTTTGATGACAGAGCATATGATTGCAACAAGTCATGTTTTTACCACCGAACAACGTCAGAAAGTGCGTGATCTGTTTATGCGCATGCAAGCCGGTCCAATGGGCATAAAGCGCCCGCAAGAGAAAAAGACCACAGGAGACTAA
- a CDS encoding RDD family protein has product MPHQSLTERAPVLRRIMAAWVYDYIICLWLATAILFGARLVTGLAASSLMHVQFLTFVIYVFRDTLTGKSCSVGKLLTGIRLVNTKGSGPPNVWQNALRNLVLLGPYFVFQIVTTLWQTAHSTPSDWSAALQFFKTTCITLTSILLVLEYYLMLKNDGRRLADKLAYTKVILADKRANSLSAAQDSSCTEPNQE; this is encoded by the coding sequence ATGCCACACCAATCTTTGACTGAAAGAGCGCCCGTACTGCGCCGCATTATGGCAGCCTGGGTATACGACTATATTATTTGTCTCTGGCTTGCTACTGCAATATTGTTTGGTGCCCGTCTCGTTACTGGACTGGCAGCAAGCAGCTTGATGCATGTGCAATTTTTGACTTTTGTCATTTACGTGTTTAGAGATACTCTTACGGGCAAGAGCTGTAGTGTCGGCAAATTATTGACAGGCATCAGGCTTGTCAACACAAAGGGCTCTGGTCCTCCTAATGTCTGGCAAAATGCGTTGCGCAATCTGGTCTTACTGGGTCCTTATTTTGTTTTTCAAATAGTCACAACACTGTGGCAAACCGCTCATTCAACGCCAAGCGACTGGAGCGCTGCACTTCAATTTTTTAAAACAACCTGCATTACGTTGACTTCAATCCTACTTGTGCTGGAGTACTATCTGATGCTCAAAAATGACGGTCGCAGATTAGCAGACAAGCTGGCTTATACCAAGGTAATTTTGGCTGACAAAAGAGCCAATAGTTTAAGCGCGGCGCAAGACAGCAGTTGTACAGAGCCCAATCAAGAGTAA
- a CDS encoding TetR/AcrR family transcriptional regulator, with translation MSRREKKREETRQQILNAAARLFSQRGYDDSSVDDIAEEADVAKGTLYYNFKSKEEIVLALRHQSFDILLQQAKNEAEQGQPPLIVIEHFLICQSAWAEEHKDLARVLYGQGPIFPKPAPGKNAKGMPAPPPFFFVFTELVRAAQANGDLRADLDAEFIAHLFGFTGMHSNISWTKHNMEGSAVESVLKNFRALLAGLTPVNSNKH, from the coding sequence ATGAGTCGCCGCGAAAAAAAACGGGAAGAAACACGTCAGCAAATCCTCAATGCCGCAGCCCGTCTATTCAGCCAGCGTGGGTATGATGATTCGTCAGTGGACGACATTGCCGAAGAAGCCGATGTAGCCAAGGGCACTCTTTATTACAATTTTAAATCAAAAGAAGAAATTGTACTGGCACTGAGACATCAGTCCTTTGACATCTTATTGCAGCAAGCAAAGAACGAGGCCGAGCAAGGTCAGCCCCCTCTGATAGTCATAGAGCATTTCCTTATCTGTCAATCAGCCTGGGCGGAAGAACACAAAGACTTAGCCCGGGTCCTGTATGGTCAAGGCCCAATCTTTCCCAAGCCAGCGCCCGGCAAAAATGCTAAAGGCATGCCAGCACCGCCGCCATTTTTTTTCGTATTTACAGAGCTTGTGAGAGCAGCTCAAGCTAATGGTGACTTGAGAGCAGACTTAGATGCTGAGTTCATAGCTCATTTGTTTGGCTTCACTGGCATGCACTCCAATATCAGTTGGACCAAACACAATATGGAAGGGTCAGCTGTGGAGAGTGTTCTGAAAAACTTCAGAGCTCTCCTGGCAGGCCTGACACCAGTAAATTCAAACAAGCATTAG
- a CDS encoding LptF/LptG family permease, with protein sequence MFDRYVFFEMLQWLSIGTLVILGLFFGTAEFSNALSVMQETGMPLHTVLSVMALQLPTGLGYCLPGGVVIATMLVLMRQSDDCEIIALQLLGTPMRRILLPFLCTGLAGALACFALCEKFAPQSRDLSRKLFASELRHTVRPFPSKNEVRLLNKSGGVDRIIALGRAQGATVQGFASYDLTHLPVIKLISAQSATWQDNNWTLLNGHLFDLFSNDVHQTQSRFDAMHMRDVIKVSDLVDRGFKTTLDKTTAELAGDIAFLKSVNKAVPNYLYFQYFRRYTHPLSCFLLVFAAAPLALLRRRKPSNFSLIYGGSLILTFFLLQQVCLSLTTNGRLDPFMASVLPSLLLLLIGLCTTAVLRRA encoded by the coding sequence ATGTTTGACCGCTATGTCTTTTTTGAGATGTTGCAGTGGCTGAGCATCGGTACTCTAGTCATACTAGGCTTGTTTTTTGGTACTGCCGAATTTAGCAACGCCTTGAGTGTTATGCAAGAAACAGGCATGCCACTGCATACGGTGTTGTCGGTCATGGCTCTGCAACTGCCTACTGGCCTTGGCTATTGCTTGCCTGGTGGGGTGGTGATAGCGACAATGCTTGTCTTAATGCGTCAAAGTGATGATTGCGAAATCATCGCTCTGCAGCTTCTGGGCACACCAATGCGTCGTATTTTGTTGCCTTTTCTCTGCACTGGATTGGCTGGTGCACTTGCTTGCTTTGCTCTTTGCGAAAAATTCGCTCCCCAGTCCAGAGACCTGTCCCGTAAGCTTTTTGCCAGCGAGCTGAGGCACACTGTCAGACCTTTTCCCAGCAAAAACGAAGTGAGACTACTCAATAAGTCTGGTGGCGTAGATAGAATAATTGCCCTGGGACGTGCTCAGGGCGCTACTGTGCAAGGCTTTGCTAGCTATGATTTGACTCATTTACCTGTAATTAAATTGATTAGCGCCCAGTCAGCGACCTGGCAGGATAATAACTGGACTCTTTTGAACGGTCATCTGTTTGATCTGTTTAGTAATGATGTACATCAGACACAGAGCCGGTTTGATGCCATGCACATGAGGGATGTAATTAAAGTTTCAGATCTGGTCGACAGAGGCTTTAAGACCACGCTGGATAAGACCACAGCAGAATTAGCTGGAGATATAGCTTTTCTAAAGAGTGTCAATAAGGCTGTGCCCAATTATCTCTATTTTCAATATTTTCGCCGTTATACGCATCCACTCAGCTGTTTTTTGTTGGTTTTTGCTGCGGCACCTCTGGCCTTGTTGCGGCGCCGTAAACCTTCCAATTTTTCTCTCATTTATGGCGGGAGTCTTATTTTGACATTCTTCTTGCTGCAACAAGTTTGTCTGTCTCTGACCACTAATGGACGCCTCGATCCATTTATGGCTTCAGTTCTACCTTCGTTGCTTTTACTCTTGATTGGGCTCTGTACAACTGCTGTCTTGCGCCGCGCTTAA
- a CDS encoding deoxyhypusine synthase family protein, with product MAVKQFIKHNFRHFNAAVVVDAAEAYIAHLDKGGKMFMTVAGAMSTAELGISLAEMIRQDKVHAICCTGANLEEDIFNLVAHNHYERVPHYRQLTPKEEQELHDRGMNRVTDTCIPEDEAIRRIENEVLELWQDADKNGKRYFPYEFMYQLLRSGKIKKHYQIDPKDSWMVAACEKNLPIITPGWEDSTLGNIFVSHVVRKDISNYQVVKSGLEMMGMMIDWYKENSKEESIGFFQIAGGIAGDFPICVVPLIQQDLQEDCKLWGYFCQISDSTTSYGSYSGAVPNEKITWGKLGEDTPRFVIESDASIVAPLVFAYVLGQ from the coding sequence ATGGCCGTCAAGCAATTTATCAAACACAACTTTCGCCACTTTAACGCAGCAGTTGTGGTGGATGCAGCAGAAGCTTACATTGCTCATCTGGATAAAGGCGGCAAGATGTTTATGACCGTTGCCGGTGCCATGAGTACAGCCGAGCTAGGCATCTCTCTGGCAGAGATGATCAGACAAGACAAAGTGCATGCAATTTGCTGCACTGGCGCCAATTTGGAAGAAGACATCTTTAACCTGGTTGCTCACAATCACTACGAAAGAGTGCCACATTACAGACAGCTGACCCCAAAAGAAGAGCAAGAACTGCATGATCGCGGCATGAACCGAGTTACAGACACTTGCATCCCCGAAGACGAAGCAATCCGCCGCATCGAAAACGAAGTACTGGAACTCTGGCAGGATGCCGACAAAAATGGCAAACGCTATTTCCCTTACGAGTTTATGTATCAGCTTCTGCGTTCGGGCAAAATCAAAAAGCACTACCAAATTGATCCCAAAGACTCATGGATGGTGGCAGCTTGCGAAAAGAATTTGCCAATCATTACTCCCGGTTGGGAAGATTCGACCCTCGGCAATATTTTTGTCTCCCACGTTGTCCGCAAAGATATCAGCAACTATCAAGTAGTTAAGTCCGGTCTCGAGATGATGGGCATGATGATTGACTGGTACAAAGAAAACAGCAAAGAAGAATCAATCGGATTTTTCCAGATTGCCGGCGGCATTGCTGGCGACTTCCCAATTTGTGTAGTGCCGTTAATCCAACAGGACTTGCAAGAAGACTGCAAACTCTGGGGTTATTTCTGCCAGATATCAGACTCCACAACCTCTTATGGCTCCTACAGCGGCGCTGTGCCTAACGAAAAAATCACCTGGGGCAAACTGGGCGAAGACACTCCTCGCTTTGTTATCGAATCAGACGCCTCAATCGTGGCGCCACTTGTTTTTGCCTACGTGCTTGGACAATAA
- a CDS encoding M28 family peptidase, translated as MLDFFMLEPIFGFAVIGLLVLALVVWFKKSGASRASTTSDENDTGVPSSSSTASGDEEHLTHDHRPAAGDAHDHSASAAVSHEHGPPPGVIPELTPLDDDFDPVHTGKVAYRGCKFDPAEVRRTLHLVTPKIDMSNIPPPNPAVVAALNGVSLQRITDRLMQFTGEVPMIVGGVSQTISSRSTFHSDLGIALSFIVEQYTAMGIKVRRVPYKVRGKTFENIEAEIPGTTNPEKVVLFGAHADATAGSPWALEAKTRGADDDGSGTIGCLELALAIKALKLPYTVRILHFTGEEQGLWGSYAYSDMIKKAGQELVDVVQIDMIAYCAKPGNRVDIHDSVDRNGSHATVVKFFRAIKRYNIQLTPVDTHNHAVDNRSDVAGFLDHGYRGVLISEEFSDDGFNPNYHTLGDRVKNCNLPYMVEVVKASIALAADLSGAP; from the coding sequence ATGCTCGACTTTTTCATGCTCGAACCCATCTTTGGGTTTGCTGTTATCGGGCTGCTTGTGCTCGCTCTCGTTGTCTGGTTCAAAAAGTCCGGCGCAAGCCGCGCTTCCACGACCAGCGATGAAAATGACACTGGTGTGCCCAGTTCTTCCTCCACTGCCAGTGGTGACGAAGAGCACCTCACTCATGACCACCGGCCTGCCGCTGGTGACGCTCATGACCACTCCGCCAGCGCTGCGGTCAGTCATGAGCATGGTCCCCCTCCCGGTGTGATTCCCGAACTCACGCCACTTGATGACGACTTTGACCCGGTCCACACCGGCAAGGTTGCCTATCGCGGTTGCAAGTTTGACCCGGCCGAAGTGCGTCGCACTCTCCACCTGGTCACGCCCAAGATCGACATGTCCAACATTCCGCCGCCCAATCCGGCAGTCGTTGCCGCCTTGAACGGCGTCAGCTTGCAGCGCATTACCGACCGGTTGATGCAGTTCACTGGTGAAGTGCCGATGATTGTCGGTGGCGTCAGCCAGACGATTTCTTCGCGCAGCACCTTCCACAGTGACCTGGGCATTGCTCTGTCGTTCATCGTGGAGCAGTACACCGCCATGGGCATCAAGGTCCGTCGTGTGCCCTACAAGGTGCGCGGCAAGACCTTCGAAAACATCGAAGCCGAAATCCCCGGCACGACCAATCCCGAGAAGGTGGTGTTGTTTGGCGCTCATGCCGACGCCACCGCTGGCAGTCCCTGGGCGTTGGAAGCCAAAACCCGCGGTGCTGACGATGATGGCTCGGGCACCATTGGTTGCCTCGAACTGGCTCTCGCCATCAAGGCATTGAAGCTCCCGTACACCGTGCGCATCCTTCACTTCACCGGTGAAGAGCAGGGTCTCTGGGGCAGCTATGCCTACTCGGACATGATCAAAAAGGCTGGTCAGGAGCTGGTCGATGTCGTGCAAATCGACATGATCGCCTACTGCGCCAAGCCGGGTAACCGGGTGGACATCCACGACAGCGTCGACCGCAATGGCTCACACGCTACCGTGGTCAAGTTCTTCCGCGCCATCAAGCGCTACAACATCCAGCTCACCCCGGTCGACACGCACAACCATGCTGTCGACAATCGCTCGGATGTGGCCGGTTTCCTCGACCATGGTTACCGCGGCGTTTTGATCTCCGAAGAGTTCAGCGACGACGGCTTCAACCCCAACTACCACACCCTGGGCGATCGCGTCAAAAACTGCAACTTGCCCTACATGGTGGAAGTGGTCAAGGCGTCAATCGCTCTGGCTGCAGATCTGTCAGGCGCACCTTAG
- a CDS encoding NAD-dependent epimerase/dehydratase family protein, with the protein MRHLVTGGSGFLGNLIAKHLIERGEEVRILDIWEDPDGPKPAQFIKADILDREAVREAIKGVNVVHHTAALVPVTKAGEMFRKVNVEGTRIMAEEAARAGVESFVNMSSSAIYGITKSPVSSTAVPKPAEEYGQSKLDGELAAKEVSEKTGMPLISVRPRTIIDKGRLGIFQVLFDWIKSDVNVYVIGDGTNRIQFLHAQDLINCYLLLVDLRKPGFYNMGTDRFNSIEANLTNLIKHAGSRSKVRHLPNDLTKVSLRTLDKMGLSPLAPWHYLSYGEDFFFDVTALKELGWQPQYSNDEMLIESYDSFVANYQWAMKGKEGSAHRKPLKEKVLALVKLVSRF; encoded by the coding sequence ATGAGACATTTAGTAACTGGCGGTTCGGGATTTCTGGGCAATTTGATTGCCAAACATTTGATCGAGAGAGGCGAAGAGGTCCGTATTCTGGACATCTGGGAAGATCCAGATGGTCCTAAACCAGCACAATTTATCAAAGCCGATATCCTCGATAGAGAAGCTGTCAGAGAGGCTATCAAGGGCGTCAATGTAGTGCATCATACAGCCGCTCTTGTGCCAGTCACCAAAGCTGGGGAGATGTTCCGCAAAGTCAATGTGGAAGGCACTCGCATAATGGCGGAAGAAGCCGCACGAGCGGGTGTTGAGAGCTTTGTGAATATGAGCTCGAGCGCCATTTATGGCATCACCAAATCTCCTGTAAGCAGCACCGCTGTGCCAAAACCCGCAGAAGAATACGGTCAAAGCAAACTTGATGGTGAGCTTGCCGCCAAAGAAGTGAGCGAGAAGACAGGGATGCCACTGATATCGGTGCGACCCCGTACAATCATTGATAAAGGCCGGCTTGGTATTTTTCAGGTCCTGTTTGACTGGATTAAAAGCGACGTCAATGTCTATGTCATCGGCGATGGTACCAACCGCATCCAGTTTTTGCACGCCCAGGACTTGATCAACTGCTATTTGCTCCTGGTCGATTTGCGCAAGCCCGGCTTTTACAACATGGGTACTGATCGTTTTAATAGTATCGAAGCCAATCTCACCAATTTGATTAAGCATGCAGGCTCGCGCTCTAAAGTGAGACATTTACCAAATGATTTGACCAAGGTCTCACTGCGTACTCTCGATAAAATGGGACTCAGTCCTTTAGCACCCTGGCATTATCTGAGCTATGGTGAAGACTTCTTTTTTGATGTCACTGCCCTCAAAGAATTAGGCTGGCAGCCTCAATATTCTAATGATGAAATGCTGATAGAAAGCTACGATAGTTTTGTCGCTAACTATCAATGGGCTATGAAGGGTAAGGAAGGCTCCGCTCACAGGAAGCCATTGAAAGAAAAAGTACTGGCGCTGGTCAAACTGGTATCACGCTTTTAG
- the lnt gene encoding apolipoprotein N-acyltransferase codes for MTTNNLNESAQIATASALGDFVERQPEHEIERELALRAKRIEWRWRILAAICGALTGLAAPGLELWFLPWVSLTTLILLTANARDTWLASVRGYYFGIFYNLVYMSWLLLFRQEYSTGVYALPVILVSVIFWILLAGMQGIYISVATCLIKALPVTGGWLPRRYQGRWHWPSFVVWPLLWILVDRLCNTTQLLGIPLTTLHYTQYKQLPLLQCASLIGGVGITAWIVLVNANLAAWFTHGRHQFASVNCSSRRALLLNSAFTLLLSVGLIAYGANRLSQASTSATTSATTSANTPVQADAIKVQKTVAVAALQANLSEVLHKAKSEVVVVKYLNLARSCAPGTLCIWPEWSFPVAFSKSPRMFEALAVFPKRDKQSWVVGTSDRGAHGELYNSACAIESSGEVLPQVYHKRYLVPVGEYLPDWIKATPLRFMMFGNNQLPKESSSGSEPVILPLRQVKIAPVICFEAAYPRLCAQSVRAGGELLVDCSDNSWFKSSILSDQMVSYCVLRAVENHRSFVFATALGPSTIIDSTGHILAQAPRQKETTVKAVVPLESDLTPYTRWCF; via the coding sequence ATGACTACAAACAATTTGAACGAATCGGCTCAAATTGCGACGGCTAGTGCTTTAGGTGATTTTGTAGAGCGGCAGCCAGAGCATGAGATTGAGAGAGAGCTCGCCCTAAGAGCTAAGCGTATTGAATGGCGCTGGCGTATTTTGGCGGCAATTTGTGGCGCCCTTACTGGTTTAGCCGCTCCAGGGCTCGAGCTGTGGTTTTTGCCCTGGGTCAGTTTGACCACTCTCATCTTGTTGACGGCAAATGCCCGTGACACATGGCTAGCCTCGGTGAGAGGTTATTACTTCGGCATTTTCTACAATCTCGTTTATATGAGCTGGCTTTTACTTTTCAGGCAAGAGTACAGCACTGGTGTTTATGCTTTGCCAGTAATTCTGGTCAGTGTCATATTTTGGATTTTGCTTGCCGGTATGCAGGGTATTTATATTTCGGTCGCAACCTGTTTGATTAAGGCTCTGCCTGTCACTGGTGGATGGCTACCGCGTCGGTATCAGGGACGGTGGCATTGGCCTAGCTTTGTTGTCTGGCCTTTGCTCTGGATTTTGGTGGATAGGCTCTGTAACACCACGCAACTCCTTGGTATTCCTCTCACCACATTGCATTACACTCAATATAAGCAGCTCCCATTGCTCCAGTGTGCTTCACTGATTGGTGGAGTGGGCATTACCGCCTGGATTGTACTGGTCAATGCCAATCTCGCTGCCTGGTTTACACATGGGCGCCATCAGTTTGCCAGTGTTAACTGCTCGAGCCGCCGGGCTCTCTTGCTCAATTCTGCTTTTACCCTTTTGTTATCTGTGGGCTTAATTGCTTATGGTGCCAATCGGCTCTCTCAAGCCTCAACGAGCGCCACAACGAGCGCCACAACGAGCGCCAATACCCCAGTACAAGCGGACGCTATTAAGGTCCAAAAGACAGTGGCTGTAGCCGCATTGCAAGCCAATTTGTCTGAGGTTTTGCATAAAGCTAAATCAGAAGTAGTGGTGGTTAAATATCTAAACTTAGCCAGGTCCTGTGCACCAGGTACGCTTTGTATCTGGCCTGAATGGTCTTTTCCAGTTGCCTTCAGCAAAAGTCCACGTATGTTTGAGGCTTTAGCGGTATTTCCTAAGCGGGACAAACAGTCCTGGGTGGTGGGCACCTCCGACCGTGGAGCGCACGGAGAGCTCTATAATTCTGCCTGCGCTATCGAGTCTAGCGGTGAGGTTTTGCCTCAGGTGTATCACAAGCGCTATCTTGTTCCTGTTGGAGAATACCTGCCCGACTGGATTAAGGCTACACCTCTACGTTTTATGATGTTTGGCAATAATCAGCTGCCAAAAGAATCAAGCTCCGGCTCAGAGCCGGTGATTTTGCCGCTGCGCCAGGTAAAAATTGCGCCAGTGATTTGTTTTGAAGCTGCCTATCCGCGACTCTGCGCTCAGTCTGTCAGAGCTGGTGGTGAACTGCTTGTGGATTGTAGCGATAATAGTTGGTTTAAAAGCTCGATATTGAGCGATCAGATGGTTTCTTATTGTGTTTTGCGTGCTGTCGAAAACCACCGCTCATTTGTATTTGCTACTGCCCTTGGTCCCTCCACGATAATCGATAGCACCGGGCACATACTTGCTCAAGCACCGCGTCAAAAAGAAACTACAGTCAAGGCTGTGGTCCCCCTCGAAAGCGATTTAACGCCATATACGCGCTGGTGTTTTTAG
- a CDS encoding DUF2314 domain-containing protein, protein MSNRLKVTSIALAAAVVPLLTISGCNKSEPPLKTDKPAPDGMAYAREGDKDLMKARITALEHFEEFAKAFKERQPEEKFAVKAAFQDGEQKVHKWLIVDKMENLDIVGHFAQNDSAGNLQAGQPATARTTDIDDWSYVDKNGGEHGGYTIAILKKRQAQ, encoded by the coding sequence ATGTCCAATCGTCTAAAAGTAACTTCCATAGCCTTAGCTGCAGCTGTAGTACCCTTGCTAACAATTAGCGGCTGCAACAAAAGCGAACCACCCCTAAAAACTGATAAACCAGCACCAGATGGTATGGCATATGCCCGCGAAGGCGATAAAGACCTGATGAAAGCACGCATTACCGCTCTTGAGCATTTCGAAGAATTTGCCAAAGCTTTTAAAGAGCGTCAGCCAGAAGAAAAGTTTGCGGTCAAAGCAGCATTTCAGGATGGCGAGCAAAAGGTACACAAATGGCTAATTGTGGACAAAATGGAAAATCTCGACATCGTTGGCCATTTTGCCCAGAACGATAGTGCTGGCAATTTGCAAGCCGGACAACCCGCCACAGCGCGCACCACCGACATAGACGACTGGAGCTATGTGGACAAGAATGGTGGCGAGCATGGTGGCTATACTATCGCCATCCTAAAAAAACGCCAGGCACAATAA